In one window of Streptomyces showdoensis DNA:
- a CDS encoding MBL fold metallo-hydrolase, translating into MPVEITWWGHATCTVEDSGVRFLTDPLFARRLAHLRRRRGELPPPEAARAEAVLVSHLHADHLHLPSLARLAPGTRVLVPAGAPRAVPALRRLDGRGLRLTEVAPGDEVEVEGVTVRAVPALHDGRRLPLGPHRSPALGYVVEGEARTYFAGDTGLFDDMAEAVGPVDVALLPVGGWGPYLGHGHLDAGRAAQALAALSPAAAVPVHYGTYWPIGMDAVRPHEFHAPGDEFVRHAARLAPKVAVHLLGHGERVRPEVAR; encoded by the coding sequence GTGCCGGTGGAGATCACCTGGTGGGGTCATGCCACGTGCACGGTCGAGGACTCCGGGGTCCGCTTCCTGACGGACCCGCTCTTCGCGCGCCGCCTCGCGCACCTGCGGCGCCGGCGCGGCGAGCTGCCCCCGCCCGAGGCCGCCCGCGCCGAGGCGGTGCTCGTGTCGCACCTGCACGCCGACCACCTCCACCTGCCCTCGCTGGCCCGGCTCGCCCCCGGCACCCGCGTGCTCGTCCCGGCCGGCGCCCCGCGCGCCGTCCCGGCCCTGCGCCGGCTCGACGGGCGGGGCCTGCGGCTCACCGAGGTGGCGCCGGGCGACGAGGTGGAGGTCGAGGGCGTGACCGTACGGGCCGTCCCCGCCCTGCACGACGGGCGGCGGCTGCCGCTCGGACCGCACCGCTCCCCCGCGCTCGGCTACGTGGTGGAGGGCGAGGCGCGGACCTACTTCGCCGGGGACACCGGCCTGTTCGACGACATGGCGGAGGCCGTCGGCCCGGTGGACGTGGCGCTCCTCCCGGTCGGCGGCTGGGGGCCCTACCTCGGCCACGGGCACCTGGACGCGGGCCGTGCCGCGCAGGCGCTCGCCGCGCTGTCGCCCGCCGCCGCGGTGCCGGTGCACTACGGCACGTACTGGCCGATCGGCATGGACGCGGTCCGCCCCCACGAGTTCCACGCGCCGGGCGACGAGTTCGTCCGGCACGCGGCCCGGCTCGCCCCGAAGGTGGCGGTACACCTGTTGGGCCACGGCGAGCGGGTGCGGCCGGAGGTCGCCCGGTGA
- a CDS encoding amino acid permease, with protein sequence MSTAIPETHPGTPAEDPQHEHRPDGEAPSRHARSFGLPVATALVVGNIIGGGIFLLPASVAPYGTISLVAFGILTLGALALALVFGRLAHRHPQTGGPYVYARAAFGDFAGFLAAWSYWITTWVSNAALAVAAVGYLDVLVPIHASKAATIGAALLLQWLPALANLAGTRYVGAVQLVATVLKFLPLLLVAVGGLFFFDSANLGPFRTGDASALGAVSASAAILLFSYLGVESAAVSAGEVRDPRRNVGRATVLGTLGAATLYLLGTLAVFGTVAHDKLVTSTAPFSDAVNVMFGGSWGGAAVACMALVSMVGALNGWTLLSAQAPYAAARDGLFPKVFTVKRRGVPTVGVLVTVVLASLLTVYNYTAGTQGVFEVLVLVTTFTATVPYLLSTAAQIYFLLSGQGERVSRARLTRDAVLAVAAFGFSLWLVAGSGYAAVYQGVLFLFAGVLVYAAMAARRTRATADPGSGRPDGRADGHVAGRADGRAED encoded by the coding sequence ATGAGCACGGCCATCCCCGAGACCCACCCCGGCACCCCCGCCGAGGACCCGCAGCACGAGCACCGGCCGGACGGGGAAGCGCCCAGCAGGCACGCCCGCAGCTTCGGACTGCCCGTCGCCACCGCCCTCGTCGTCGGCAACATCATCGGCGGAGGCATCTTCCTCCTGCCCGCCTCCGTCGCCCCCTACGGCACCATCAGCCTGGTCGCCTTCGGCATCCTCACCCTCGGCGCCCTCGCCCTCGCCCTGGTCTTCGGCCGGCTCGCCCACCGCCACCCCCAGACCGGCGGCCCCTACGTCTACGCCCGCGCCGCCTTCGGCGACTTCGCCGGATTCCTCGCCGCCTGGTCGTACTGGATCACCACCTGGGTCTCCAACGCCGCCCTCGCCGTCGCCGCCGTCGGCTACCTCGACGTCCTCGTCCCGATCCACGCGTCCAAGGCCGCCACCATCGGCGCCGCCCTGCTCCTCCAGTGGCTGCCCGCGCTCGCCAACCTAGCTGGCACCCGCTACGTCGGCGCCGTCCAGCTCGTCGCGACCGTGCTCAAGTTCCTCCCGCTGCTGCTGGTCGCCGTCGGCGGACTGTTCTTCTTCGACAGCGCCAACCTCGGCCCCTTCCGGACCGGCGACGCGAGCGCCCTCGGCGCCGTCTCCGCCTCCGCCGCGATCCTGCTCTTCAGCTACCTCGGCGTCGAGTCCGCCGCCGTCAGCGCCGGCGAGGTCCGCGACCCGCGCCGCAACGTCGGCCGCGCCACCGTCCTCGGCACCCTCGGCGCCGCCACGCTCTACCTGCTCGGCACCCTCGCCGTCTTCGGCACCGTCGCCCACGACAAGCTGGTCACCTCCACCGCGCCCTTCTCCGACGCCGTGAACGTCATGTTCGGCGGCTCCTGGGGCGGCGCCGCCGTCGCCTGCATGGCCCTGGTCTCCATGGTCGGCGCGCTCAACGGCTGGACCCTGCTCAGCGCCCAGGCGCCGTACGCCGCCGCCCGCGACGGCCTCTTCCCGAAGGTCTTCACGGTCAAGCGGCGCGGCGTCCCCACGGTCGGCGTCCTCGTGACCGTCGTCCTCGCCTCGCTCCTGACGGTCTACAACTACACCGCCGGCACCCAGGGCGTCTTCGAGGTCCTGGTGCTGGTCACCACCTTCACGGCCACCGTCCCCTATCTGCTCTCCACGGCCGCCCAGATCTACTTCCTGCTCTCCGGGCAGGGCGAGAGGGTCTCCCGCGCCCGCCTCACCCGCGACGCCGTCCTCGCCGTCGCCGCCTTCGGCTTCTCCCTCTGGCTCGTCGCGGGCTCCGGCTACGCGGCGGTCTACCAAGGCGTCCTCTTCCTCTTCGCGGGCGTCCTCGTCTACGCGGCGATGGCGGCGCGCCGGACCCGGGCGACGGCGGACCCCGGCTCCGGCCGTCCGGACGGGCGGGCCGACGGGCACGTGGCAGGGCGCGCGGACGGGCGCGCGGAGGACTGA
- a CDS encoding sulfite oxidase — protein MPDPAPDVPRRPSVPARRTLLKALAGAPALPLLGNAPAAAAPAPAPGIVKPTPSAYFTLRGTNAEARYETFADTGPLTPVDRFFVRNHTTTPVLDAAAWSLTVWGDGLHGRTPVRFGYGQLRDLPAVTRTALVECAGNGRSLYATQQGETVTGTPWTLGAIGAARWRGARLSDVLRRAGIAADAVDVQPRGLDDPYVTGGVDLGRVRRPLPVAKALDDVILAYEMNGEPLPYDHGYPVRLIVPSWIGIASIKWLGDIEVSRSPLASPWSTDYYRLFGAAHPPGGSAPLTRQTLKSAYELPFGATLETHRTHRLTGRAWSAHAPVRRVDVSTDGGAHWRPARLLDAPRRAGWVRWATTWRPHGTGPATLLSRVTDAAGNVQPERAVHNTQGYLFDAIVRHPVTLA, from the coding sequence GTGCCGGACCCCGCCCCCGACGTGCCGAGGAGACCCTCCGTGCCCGCCCGCCGCACCCTGCTGAAGGCCCTCGCCGGCGCCCCCGCCCTCCCCCTCCTGGGGAACGCGCCCGCCGCCGCCGCGCCCGCCCCCGCCCCCGGCATCGTCAAGCCGACACCGTCCGCGTACTTCACGCTGCGCGGCACCAACGCCGAGGCCCGGTACGAGACCTTCGCCGACACCGGGCCGCTCACCCCGGTCGACCGCTTCTTCGTCCGCAACCACACCACCACGCCCGTCCTCGACGCCGCCGCCTGGAGCCTCACCGTCTGGGGCGACGGACTGCACGGCCGCACCCCCGTCCGCTTCGGCTACGGGCAGCTGCGCGACCTGCCCGCCGTCACCCGCACCGCCCTGGTGGAGTGCGCCGGCAACGGCCGCAGCCTCTACGCCACCCAGCAGGGCGAGACGGTCACCGGCACGCCCTGGACCCTCGGCGCGATCGGAGCCGCCCGCTGGCGCGGCGCCCGCCTCTCCGACGTGCTGCGGCGCGCCGGGATCGCCGCCGACGCCGTCGACGTCCAGCCCCGCGGCCTCGACGACCCGTACGTCACCGGCGGCGTCGACCTCGGCCGGGTCCGCCGCCCGCTGCCCGTCGCCAAGGCCCTCGACGACGTCATCCTCGCGTACGAGATGAACGGCGAGCCCCTCCCGTACGACCACGGGTACCCGGTCCGGCTGATCGTCCCCTCCTGGATCGGCATCGCCTCCATCAAGTGGCTCGGCGACATCGAGGTCTCGCGCTCCCCGCTCGCCTCGCCCTGGTCCACCGACTACTACCGCCTGTTCGGCGCCGCGCATCCGCCCGGCGGCAGCGCCCCGCTCACCCGCCAGACCCTCAAGAGCGCCTACGAACTGCCCTTCGGCGCCACCCTGGAGACCCACCGGACGCACCGGCTCACCGGCCGCGCCTGGTCCGCCCACGCGCCCGTGCGCCGCGTCGACGTCTCCACCGACGGCGGTGCCCACTGGCGGCCCGCCCGGCTGCTCGACGCGCCCCGGCGGGCCGGCTGGGTCCGCTGGGCCACCACCTGGCGCCCGCACGGCACCGGGCCCGCCACCCTGCTCTCCCGGGTCACCGACGCGGCCGGCAACGTCCAGCCGGAGCGGGCCGTCCACAACACCCAGGGGTACCTCTTCGACGCGATCGTCCGGCACCCCGTCACCCTCGCCTGA
- a CDS encoding recombinase family protein, with product MDDVRVAAIASLTPLEELDEDPFLVDTRSQHAMCVRWAVDKGYVVARQLLFYGIRPDHEALWADVDAGVVDLFVAPNERVLARALTDVPEFLAECERRGVRLETAGLDEPAYDAPMKAWVHRRMSMPTAGYDGC from the coding sequence ATGGACGACGTTCGGGTGGCGGCGATCGCCAGCCTCACCCCGCTCGAAGAGCTCGACGAAGACCCCTTCCTGGTCGACACCCGCAGCCAGCACGCCATGTGCGTGCGCTGGGCCGTGGACAAGGGGTACGTGGTGGCGAGGCAGCTGCTGTTCTACGGCATCCGGCCGGACCACGAGGCACTGTGGGCGGACGTGGACGCGGGCGTCGTGGACCTGTTCGTCGCCCCGAACGAGCGCGTCCTGGCCCGCGCGTTGACCGACGTGCCGGAGTTCCTCGCCGAGTGCGAGCGGCGCGGGGTGCGCCTGGAGACCGCGGGACTCGACGAACCCGCGTACGACGCGCCGATGAAGGCCTGGGTGCACCGGCGGATGTCCATGCCCACCGCCGGGTACGACGGCTGCTGA
- a CDS encoding DedA family protein, protein MIDRIVTAVRELPPESTQQAVGYPSLFLLVALGALLPVVPTGAIVSSAAVVAFHQTAPLALLYVFVVSASAAFLGDLALYWLGRRGVRSRNGSRWLAALRGRVTPERLAQAQERLDTHQVPVLVLSRLVPAGRIPVMLACLLAGMPLRRFARGDLPACLAWAATYQLIGILGGSLFPEPWQGVVAAVGLTVLIGAAPALWRRLRGRSGRPGAP, encoded by the coding sequence GTGATCGACCGGATCGTGACGGCGGTGCGGGAGCTGCCGCCGGAGTCGACGCAACAGGCCGTCGGCTACCCCTCGCTGTTCCTGCTCGTGGCGCTCGGCGCGCTGCTGCCGGTGGTGCCGACCGGGGCGATCGTGAGCTCGGCGGCGGTGGTGGCCTTCCACCAGACGGCGCCGCTGGCGCTGCTGTACGTCTTCGTGGTGTCGGCCTCCGCCGCGTTCCTGGGCGACCTGGCCCTGTACTGGCTCGGCCGGCGCGGGGTCCGCTCCCGCAACGGCTCGCGCTGGCTCGCGGCGCTGCGCGGCCGGGTCACCCCGGAGCGACTGGCCCAGGCGCAGGAACGGCTGGACACCCACCAGGTCCCGGTGCTCGTGCTCTCCCGGCTGGTCCCGGCGGGCCGGATCCCGGTGATGCTGGCCTGTCTGCTCGCCGGGATGCCGCTGCGCCGCTTCGCCCGCGGCGACCTGCCGGCCTGCCTGGCCTGGGCGGCGACGTACCAGCTGATCGGCATCCTGGGCGGCTCGCTCTTCCCGGAACCGTGGCAGGGCGTGGTGGCGGCGGTCGGCCTCACGGTGCTGATCGGCGCGGCGCCCGCCCTGTGGCGGCGGCTGCGGGGACGGTCCGGCCGGCCGGGCGCGCCCTAG
- a CDS encoding phage holin family protein, whose product MRVVTVWAVSTLTLLVLAGLLPDFQLQSRDGDSLTTIAFTAALGAGAFGLLSALVWPLIVRALLLVPALVLGLLVFFLNGSLLLVALWLTPDGRGTAAPQTAVLVAAVMSAVASATSTALAVRDDEAYRRRLYRLADRKRPRIARGPEPAPGTVFLQLDGVGHRVLGDAVADGLMPTVADWLATTHRVAPWRTDWSSQTGASQLGILHGSNEDVPAFRWYEKDTGRLMVSNRPASAVELQRRAVERTGDGGLLTLDGASRGNLFSGGADQLALVLSMAARRGRRNRSRSGYFAYFSDPANAVRTAGSFVTETLREIVQSTRARLRRESPRVSRGGLYPLVRAFATVIERDVVVSAVMGDMLAGRTAVYADLVAYDEVAHHSGPHGHDTDQVLRRLDRSLALIAQVAEHAPRPYRIVLLSDHGQSPGETFESAYGLTLRDLVRAGCGLPVPRRVRRTRSGSEARDAAKDALRGALHRSLDEAAEQGEEGAEAAAVAAARAPEPLVLASGNLGLISFPGVPHRMTREEIERLHPALLRTLAHHPGIGFLLVASEEHGSVVLARDGVEVPVAELTDDGPLAVFGPGAADAVRRTDGFPHVADIMVNSMYDPATGTVHAFEEQIGSHGGLGGEQAHPFLLWPRELTGPPAEIVGAEQVHRVLRGWLREAEGPQVPLEISPPGGDAEAFLPVDDQAVQDKSG is encoded by the coding sequence ATGCGGGTGGTCACGGTCTGGGCGGTGTCCACGCTCACCCTGCTCGTCCTCGCCGGGCTGCTGCCCGACTTCCAGCTCCAGTCCCGCGACGGCGACAGCCTCACCACCATCGCCTTCACCGCCGCCCTGGGCGCCGGGGCCTTCGGTCTGCTCAGCGCGCTGGTGTGGCCGCTGATCGTGCGGGCGCTGCTGCTCGTACCGGCCCTGGTGCTGGGCCTGTTGGTGTTCTTCCTCAACGGCTCGCTGCTGCTCGTCGCCCTCTGGCTGACCCCGGACGGGCGCGGCACCGCGGCGCCCCAGACCGCCGTCCTGGTGGCCGCGGTGATGTCCGCGGTCGCCTCGGCGACCTCCACCGCCCTCGCCGTGCGCGACGACGAGGCCTACCGGCGGCGCCTCTACCGGCTCGCCGACCGCAAGCGGCCGCGGATCGCGCGCGGCCCGGAACCCGCCCCCGGCACCGTCTTCCTGCAACTCGACGGGGTCGGCCACCGGGTGCTCGGCGACGCCGTCGCCGACGGCCTGATGCCCACCGTCGCCGACTGGCTCGCCACCACCCACCGGGTCGCCCCCTGGCGCACCGACTGGTCCAGCCAGACCGGCGCCAGCCAGCTCGGCATCCTGCACGGCTCCAACGAGGACGTGCCCGCCTTCCGGTGGTACGAGAAGGACACCGGCCGGCTCATGGTCTCCAACCGGCCCGCGAGCGCGGTCGAGCTCCAGCGGCGCGCGGTCGAGCGCACCGGCGACGGCGGGCTGCTCACCCTCGACGGGGCCTCCCGCGGCAACCTGTTCAGCGGCGGAGCCGACCAGCTGGCCCTGGTCCTGTCGATGGCCGCCCGCCGGGGCCGCCGCAACCGCTCGCGGTCCGGCTACTTCGCGTACTTCTCCGACCCCGCCAACGCCGTCCGCACCGCCGGCTCCTTCGTCACGGAGACGCTGCGCGAGATCGTCCAGTCGACCCGGGCGCGGCTGCGCCGCGAGAGCCCCAGGGTCTCCCGGGGCGGCCTCTACCCCCTCGTCCGGGCCTTCGCCACGGTCATCGAGCGGGACGTGGTCGTCTCGGCCGTGATGGGCGACATGCTCGCCGGCCGGACCGCGGTCTACGCCGACCTGGTCGCCTACGACGAGGTCGCCCACCACTCGGGGCCGCACGGCCACGACACCGACCAGGTGCTGCGGCGGCTCGACCGCTCGCTCGCGCTGATCGCCCAGGTCGCCGAGCACGCGCCCCGCCCGTACCGGATCGTGCTGCTCTCCGACCACGGCCAGAGCCCGGGGGAGACCTTCGAGTCCGCGTACGGGCTGACCCTGCGCGACCTCGTCCGGGCCGGCTGCGGGCTGCCGGTGCCGCGCCGGGTGCGGCGGACCCGCAGCGGGTCGGAGGCCAGGGACGCGGCGAAGGACGCGCTGCGCGGCGCGCTGCACCGGAGCCTGGACGAGGCGGCCGAGCAGGGCGAGGAAGGGGCGGAGGCGGCCGCGGTGGCCGCCGCGCGGGCCCCCGAACCGCTCGTGCTGGCCTCCGGCAACCTCGGCCTGATCTCCTTCCCGGGCGTGCCGCACCGGATGACCCGTGAGGAGATCGAACGCCTCCACCCGGCGCTGCTGCGCACTCTGGCGCACCACCCGGGGATCGGCTTCCTGCTGGTGGCGAGCGAGGAGCACGGCTCGGTGGTGCTCGCCCGCGACGGCGTCGAGGTCCCGGTCGCGGAGCTGACCGACGACGGGCCGCTCGCCGTCTTCGGCCCGGGAGCGGCGGACGCGGTGCGGCGCACGGACGGCTTCCCGCACGTCGCCGACATCATGGTCAACTCGATGTACGACCCGGCGACGGGCACCGTGCACGCCTTCGAGGAGCAGATCGGCTCGCACGGCGGCCTCGGCGGCGAGCAGGCGCACCCGTTCCTGCTCTGGCCCCGCGAGCTGACCGGTCCGCCCGCGGAGATCGTGGGCGCCGAGCAGGTGCACCGGGTGCTGCGCGGCTGGCTGCGGGAGGCCGAGGGGCCGCAGGTGCCGCTGGAGATTTCGCCGCCCGGCGGCGATGCGGAAGCGTTTCTTCCGGTCGACGACCAGGCCGTACAGGACAAAAGCGGGTGA
- a CDS encoding GNAT family N-acetyltransferase, whose amino-acid sequence MIPVVTAVPLHTARLDLEPLRLDHAPEMAGALADPALHVFIGGAPLPEPELRARYARMLAGPADPGTAWCNWVLRLRDTGAAVGTVQATVTAGAAEIAWVTGTAWQGLGLAKEAAAALADWLRALGTPVILAHVHPDHHASAAVATAAGLAPTEAFEDGERRWEWAA is encoded by the coding sequence ATGATCCCTGTCGTCACCGCCGTCCCCCTGCACACCGCGCGCCTGGACCTGGAGCCGCTGCGGCTCGACCACGCCCCCGAGATGGCCGGGGCGCTGGCCGATCCGGCGCTGCACGTCTTCATCGGCGGCGCCCCGCTGCCCGAGCCGGAGCTCAGGGCCCGCTACGCCCGGATGCTGGCCGGCCCGGCGGATCCGGGGACGGCGTGGTGCAACTGGGTCCTGCGGCTGCGGGACACGGGTGCCGCCGTCGGCACCGTCCAGGCCACCGTCACCGCCGGGGCGGCCGAGATCGCCTGGGTGACCGGGACCGCCTGGCAGGGCCTCGGGCTCGCCAAGGAGGCGGCCGCCGCGCTGGCGGACTGGCTGCGCGCGCTCGGCACCCCGGTGATCCTGGCGCACGTCCACCCCGACCACCACGCCTCGGCGGCGGTGGCCACGGCGGCGGGCCTGGCTCCGACGGAGGCGTTCGAGGACGGGGAGCGGCGCTGGGAGTGGGCGGCGTAG